In the genome of Pogona vitticeps strain Pit_001003342236 chromosome 13, PviZW2.1, whole genome shotgun sequence, one region contains:
- the SNRNP25 gene encoding U11/U12 small nuclear ribonucleoprotein 25 kDa protein: MEMEEEEEEEEDEQEKMAHAEVLELWQAGLARLVRDPLLCDLPAQVTAEEISSQVALEYGQAMTVRVRRADAPEAPMPVVVVQNASVLDLKKAIQRFVQLKQEREGGIQHISWKYVWRTYSLSFFGEKLDDDQKKLREYGIRNRDEVTFVKKLRK, encoded by the exons ATGGCCCACGCCGAGGTGCTGGAGCTCTGGCAGGCCGGCCTGGCGCGCCTCGTCCGGGACCCGCTGCTCTGCGATCTCCCGGCCCAG GTGACCGCCGAGGAGATTAGCTCGCAGGTGGCGCTCGAGTACGGCCAGGCCATGACGGTGCGCGTGCGCAGAGCCGACGCTCCCGAGGCCCCCATGC cggtggtggtggtgcagaatGCCAGCGTCCTGGACCTGAAGAAGGCCATCCAGCGGTTTGTGCAGCTGAAGCAGGAGCGGGAGGGGGGCATCCAGCACATCAGCTG GAAATACGTCTGGCGGACCTACAGCTTGTCCTTCTTTGGAGAGAAGTTGGACGACGACCAGAAAAAGCTGAGAGA gtACGGAATCCGGAATCGAGATGAAGTCACTTTTGTAAAGAAACTCCGGAAATGA